Part of the Pueribacillus theae genome, ATAAGGTAAAAAGGCTATCCACAACGGCGCTAACATAGTCTTTTAACTTTTAAGGCTTTTTAATAGTCTTTAAAAAAGGGGAAATCAGTTCATGCTTCATTATCCAAACGGAAAAAAAAATATCCGTGCGGCAAAGAACCGAAAACAGGAAAACTTCTCAAATAAACATGCGAATCGCGGTATGACATTGGAGGAAGATCTGAACATTACAAACGAATATTATTTAAGTATTGGAAAGGCAGTGATTCATAAAAAACCGACACCGGTTCAAATTGTCAATGTCAGCTATCCGAAACGAAGTGCGGCTATCATAACGGAAGCTTACTTTAAATTGGCTTCAACAACCGATTATAATGGAGTATATAAAGGGAAATACATTGATTTTGAGGCAAAAGAAACAAAAAACAAAACGTCTTTCCCATTAAATAACTTTCATGCGCATCAAATCGAACATATGAAAAAAGTGGATGAGCAAGGTGGCATTTGCTTTGTTATTTTAAAATTTGTATACCTTGATACGATCTACTTTTTGGAAGCGAAGCATTTATTTTATTTTTGGGACAACCAGTTTCAAAACGGAAGAAAATCAATCCCGTTCATGTATATCGAAGAAAACGGAATACAGATTCCTTTAGGCTTCAACCCTAGAGTCGATTATCTTTCGATCATTGATAATATTTATTTTTCGAAAGGCAGGATCAATCATGACTGAACAATATCGTTCAAGGACAGAACGACGAAAAATGAAAAAAAACCCAAAAAAAACAAAGCGCAAAAAAGGAATGGTAAAGCGCATTTTTACTGCTTTATTATTAATTTTTCTCATCTTTTTCATCGCTGGAACGGTTACTGTCTTCGCCATGCTAAGGGGCACTCCAGAATTAAATCCTGAATTATTAAAGGATCCGGTTTCGTCCAATATCTATGATAAAGATGATGAAGAAATCGCTACTGTGTCAGGCGAAGAAAATCGAGAGTTCGCATCTATTCAGGATACCCCTGAACTTGTACAGAATGCTACCCTAGCCATTGAAGATGTGCGATTCAGAGAACATTTCGGCCTTGATATTCGTCGAATAGGCGGAGCAGTTCTTGCGAATTTTAGAGAAGGATTTGGATCTGAAGGAGCAAGTACAATCACGCAGCAAGTGATCAAACGATCCTTTTTAACACCGGAAAAAACTTTGAAAAGAAAAGTACAGGAAGCATATTTAGCGGTTAAGCTTGAACAAAATTATTCAAAAGATCAAATCTTGGAAATGTACTTAAATAAAATTTATTACGGAAAAGGGGCATACGGAATAAAAACGGCGGCAGAAACATATTTTCAAAAAGAGTTGGATGAATTAACATTATCCGAAGCCGCTCTACTTGCCGGTCTTCCGCAGCGGCCGAATTATTATGACCCGACGAAAAACCCTGAAGCAGCTGAAAAACGAAGAAATACGGTCATAGCAGCAATGGTAAAGTATGGATTTATTAATGAAGCACAAGCTGAAGAAGCAAAAGAAATAAAAGTTGCAGATATGCTTAATCCTAAAGAAAAAGAACCAAGAAAATATGAAGCGTTTATCGATCAAGTGATTAGGGAAATCGAAGAGGTTGAAGGCCTATCTGAAAGAGATATATATGAAAGTGGATTAAAAATTTATACAACACTGGACGTAAGTGCACAAGAAAATACGGAGAAAACCTTGAAAGACGATGCTATGTTCCCTGATGATAAGTTCCAGGCAGGTGTTGTTTTAGTTGACACAGAAACAGGTGAAGTAAGAGCCATCGGAGGCGGCCGTAATAAGAAAAAAGGAAATTTCAACTACGCCATCCAATCCAAACGCCAACCTGGTTCAGCGATTAAACCGATTCTCGATTATGGTCCGGCGATTGAACATTTAAAGTGGTCTACTGGGAAAATAATTAAAGATGAAAAATTGGTTATAAATGGGCATGAAATTCGAAACTGGGATCGTTCGCACCGTGGACAAGTGTCCATGCGAAAAGCGCTTGAACAATCATATAACGTGCCGGCGGTAAATACATTTCTGGAAGTCGGCGCAGACAAAGCAAAAGAATTTGCGGCAAATCTTGGCATTGAACCAAAAGAGGAATTGGAACCGGCTTATGCGATTGGTGGATTTAAACATGGGATTTCCCCGCTCCAATTAGCTGGTGCCTATGCCGCATTCGGTAATGAAGGGATTTACCATAAACCACATACCGTAAGGAAAATTGTCTTTCCTGATGGACGAGAAATCGACAATACACCTGAGCCTGTTGCAGCGATGAGTGACTACACGGCATATATGATCACAGATATGCTTAAAGATGTTGTAAGAAAGGGAACAGGTACAAGAGCGCGAGTACCCAACCTGCCAATGGCTGGTAAAACAGGAACAACAAACCCGCCGCCAAATATCACTCACGGTACAACGGATGGCTGGTTTGCCGGCTACACGACAAGATATGCGGCTGCTGTTTGGACGGGATATGATAAAACAACACAGGAACAATATGTTAAAGAAGGAAGTACTATTGCCCAGCGCATCTTTAAAGATGTGATGTCGCATGCTTCGGAAGGGATTGATACTCCGGATTTCAAAAAACCAGATTCTGTTATTGAAGTAGCTTTAGAAGCGGGGACAGAAAAAAAACCAAGCCCATTCACACCGAAAGATAAAATTGTTTATGAACTCTTTGTTCGTGGTACTGGGCCAAGTGGAATTTCACAAACCTATAATAAGCTGGGAGCTCCGACTGGATTAAGTGCAAGCTATAATGAGGAATCAAATAGTATTACACTATCTTGGAACCACGCGAAAGAAGGCAACGTATCCTTTGCCATTAGCATGTCTGTGGACGGAGGCGAAGCAACGTCATTGCCGTCTACTGGCGGATTAAGTATATCAGTGCCTAACGTTCAAGCGGGGTCAACCTATCAATTCCAAGTTGTCGCTATTGATGAAAGCACAAACCAAAAAAGTGATCCAGCGTCAGCTAGCATTAAGATTCCAGATCCAACAGATGAGGAGGAA contains:
- a CDS encoding PBP1A family penicillin-binding protein; this encodes MTEQYRSRTERRKMKKNPKKTKRKKGMVKRIFTALLLIFLIFFIAGTVTVFAMLRGTPELNPELLKDPVSSNIYDKDDEEIATVSGEENREFASIQDTPELVQNATLAIEDVRFREHFGLDIRRIGGAVLANFREGFGSEGASTITQQVIKRSFLTPEKTLKRKVQEAYLAVKLEQNYSKDQILEMYLNKIYYGKGAYGIKTAAETYFQKELDELTLSEAALLAGLPQRPNYYDPTKNPEAAEKRRNTVIAAMVKYGFINEAQAEEAKEIKVADMLNPKEKEPRKYEAFIDQVIREIEEVEGLSERDIYESGLKIYTTLDVSAQENTEKTLKDDAMFPDDKFQAGVVLVDTETGEVRAIGGGRNKKKGNFNYAIQSKRQPGSAIKPILDYGPAIEHLKWSTGKIIKDEKLVINGHEIRNWDRSHRGQVSMRKALEQSYNVPAVNTFLEVGADKAKEFAANLGIEPKEELEPAYAIGGFKHGISPLQLAGAYAAFGNEGIYHKPHTVRKIVFPDGREIDNTPEPVAAMSDYTAYMITDMLKDVVRKGTGTRARVPNLPMAGKTGTTNPPPNITHGTTDGWFAGYTTRYAAAVWTGYDKTTQEQYVKEGSTIAQRIFKDVMSHASEGIDTPDFKKPDSVIEVALEAGTEKKPSPFTPKDKIVYELFVRGTGPSGISQTYNKLGAPTGLSASYNEESNSITLSWNHAKEGNVSFAISMSVDGGEATSLPSTGGLSISVPNVQAGSTYQFQVVAIDESTNQKSDPASASIKIPDPTDEEETPPENTEPEPPTNEEEQPSPPHNDNQEQENGNNNNNGENGEKTDQEKKKPGDQTNEENENTETNTKPEQPPTPPRKEEEE
- the recU gene encoding Holliday junction resolvase RecU, with protein sequence MLHYPNGKKNIRAAKNRKQENFSNKHANRGMTLEEDLNITNEYYLSIGKAVIHKKPTPVQIVNVSYPKRSAAIITEAYFKLASTTDYNGVYKGKYIDFEAKETKNKTSFPLNNFHAHQIEHMKKVDEQGGICFVILKFVYLDTIYFLEAKHLFYFWDNQFQNGRKSIPFMYIEENGIQIPLGFNPRVDYLSIIDNIYFSKGRINHD